A genomic region of Rhodothermales bacterium contains the following coding sequences:
- the pyk gene encoding pyruvate kinase: MERRTKIVCTLGPASSSEEAIRGLVQAGMDVARLNFSHGTHEHHRQVIQRVRAAAKEAGRVVPILQDLQGPKIRVGQMEGDAVDIEVGQELVLTTEPIAQSTSDRVYINYPTLIEDVQEGASILLDDGALELLITGVREREVVTEVVVGGPLRSRKGVNLPNIKTSTPALTEKDLEDLSFGLSEGVDIIALSFVRDESDVADLIWRVRESGNRVSIIAKIEKPEAVDRVDQILSKADGLMVARGDLGIEMKLSKLPGIQKRIIRKCRTSAKPVITATQMLESMITNPRPTRAEVSDVANAVLDGTDAVMLSGETAVGRDPVHVVEVMNRIIMEAESIFWESGAWQLEQPRQHEVTEAVSKTAFELAREVGAVAIVCLTATGTTARSIARHRPRVPVYAFTDDDRVVGQLGVSWGTKGFAIPFQADTDNGITLVHQVLRENKLARSGDLVVMTAGMPLPARGRTNMVHVTRV; encoded by the coding sequence ATGGAACGCCGAACCAAAATTGTCTGCACGCTCGGGCCTGCTTCATCCAGTGAAGAAGCCATTCGAGGCCTCGTGCAGGCGGGTATGGATGTGGCCCGGCTCAACTTTTCCCACGGCACACACGAACACCATCGTCAGGTGATTCAGCGCGTCCGGGCCGCGGCAAAGGAGGCCGGCCGGGTGGTACCCATTCTGCAGGATTTGCAGGGTCCCAAGATCCGCGTGGGTCAGATGGAGGGCGATGCGGTCGACATCGAGGTCGGGCAGGAGCTTGTCCTGACCACCGAGCCCATCGCCCAATCCACCAGTGACCGGGTCTATATCAACTACCCGACGCTCATTGAAGACGTGCAGGAGGGTGCTTCCATTCTCCTGGACGATGGGGCCCTGGAGCTGCTCATCACGGGGGTGCGGGAACGGGAGGTGGTCACCGAGGTGGTGGTCGGTGGTCCGCTGCGGTCGCGAAAGGGGGTCAACCTGCCGAACATCAAGACCTCGACCCCTGCGCTGACCGAGAAGGACCTGGAAGACCTGTCGTTCGGCCTGTCGGAGGGCGTGGACATCATCGCGTTGAGCTTTGTCCGGGACGAGTCGGATGTGGCCGACCTCATCTGGCGGGTGCGGGAGTCCGGCAATCGCGTGTCGATCATCGCGAAAATCGAAAAGCCCGAAGCCGTTGATCGGGTGGATCAGATCCTTAGCAAGGCAGACGGGCTGATGGTCGCGCGGGGGGATCTCGGCATCGAGATGAAGCTGTCCAAGCTGCCCGGCATCCAGAAGCGCATCATTCGCAAGTGTCGGACCTCGGCCAAACCCGTGATTACGGCGACGCAGATGCTGGAATCGATGATCACGAACCCCCGGCCGACCCGCGCGGAGGTGTCCGACGTGGCCAACGCGGTACTGGACGGGACCGACGCGGTCATGCTGTCCGGAGAAACGGCCGTGGGACGCGATCCCGTGCACGTGGTTGAGGTGATGAATCGCATCATCATGGAGGCCGAATCCATTTTCTGGGAGAGCGGAGCCTGGCAGTTGGAGCAGCCCAGACAGCATGAAGTGACGGAAGCGGTGTCAAAGACCGCGTTCGAGCTGGCCCGCGAAGTCGGAGCGGTGGCCATCGTCTGTCTGACGGCCACCGGCACCACCGCACGCAGCATCGCGCGACACCGCCCACGGGTACCCGTCTACGCCTTCACCGACGACGATCGTGTGGTGGGGCAACTGGGCGTCTCCTGGGGAACAAAGGGTTTTGCGATCCCTTTTCAGGCCGATACTGACAACGGCATCACCCTGGTGCACCAGGTGCTCAGGGAGAACAAGTTGGCACGCAGCGGCGATCTCGTCGTGATGACTGCCGGCATGCCGCTCCCCGCAAGGGGCCGCACCAACATGGTGCACGTCACACGCGTCTAA
- a CDS encoding serine hydrolase, with the protein MRLGIAACGLILLCGALRPAAAQHPDFDAVVERARELAPMNSLIIWHRDSLVVESYFRGMARDRRANIKSASKTVLSALVGMAVADGDIPSLDTPLAELLPDYFDDVPEEKRDITLRHAITMRTGLETTSFRNYGAWASSRDWVRFQVDQPMECRPGGCWSYSTGTSHLVGVVLARATGESLLAYARRKLFEPLGVRLAPWDRDPQGNYLGGNNMQLRPLDLAQFGRLFLANGRWQGEQLVQASWIEESWDRYGRSPWNGNGYGFYWWNRRIAGESAWFAWGYGGQFVFVVPRLDLVIATTASLVNRPRGVNHNNAVYRFLGQYVIPTVRERGPSYTAPAR; encoded by the coding sequence ATGAGACTCGGGATTGCGGCATGTGGCCTGATTCTGCTGTGCGGTGCCTTGCGCCCCGCCGCTGCGCAGCACCCGGACTTCGACGCGGTGGTGGAACGCGCCCGGGAGTTGGCCCCGATGAACTCCCTGATCATCTGGCATCGGGATTCCCTGGTTGTGGAGAGCTACTTCCGCGGCATGGCGCGGGATCGCCGGGCCAACATCAAGTCGGCCTCCAAGACCGTGCTCTCGGCCCTGGTGGGCATGGCCGTTGCGGACGGGGACATCCCGTCACTCGACACTCCGCTGGCCGAACTTCTGCCCGACTACTTCGACGACGTTCCCGAGGAGAAGCGAGACATCACGCTGCGGCATGCGATCACCATGCGCACCGGACTGGAGACCACCAGTTTCCGCAACTACGGGGCATGGGCATCGTCCCGAGACTGGGTAAGATTCCAGGTCGATCAGCCCATGGAATGCCGGCCCGGAGGCTGCTGGTCATACAGCACCGGGACGTCTCATCTGGTGGGGGTCGTGCTGGCCCGCGCCACCGGCGAGAGTCTGCTGGCGTACGCGCGCCGAAAGCTGTTTGAACCGCTGGGTGTGCGACTGGCGCCCTGGGATCGGGACCCACAAGGCAACTATCTCGGCGGCAACAACATGCAGCTCAGACCGCTGGACCTGGCGCAGTTCGGTCGCCTGTTTCTCGCGAACGGGCGGTGGCAGGGGGAGCAGCTCGTGCAGGCGTCCTGGATCGAGGAGTCATGGGACCGCTACGGCCGCTCGCCGTGGAACGGCAATGGGTACGGGTTCTACTGGTGGAACCGGCGAATCGCCGGCGAGAGCGCCTGGTTCGCCTGGGGCTATGGCGGGCAGTTCGTATTCGTGGTGCCCCGATTGGACCTGGTGATTGCCACTACCGCATCGCTCGTCAATCGGCCACGTGGCGTCAACCACAACAACGCGGTTTACCGATTCCTGGGGCAGTACGTGATTCCAACCGTGCGGGAGCGCGGCCCGAGCTACACCGCGCCGGCGCGGTAG
- a CDS encoding tetratricopeptide repeat protein translates to MRSRALGIGLVLVVSVSLAGCKSSSFVGKRYDNFTAYYNTFYNAKRSFRDGVNNRQRTNEEVDRTRYMGVFTESDAAGGGREFEEAVLKSADVLREHPDSKWVDDALLLIGKSYFFQKNYVGAEQKFREAIDLETGLEDEARFWLARTFVASGDFDQAETTIGEALAGEIDREWRAPLRLALGELRVKQADWEAAAQELAAGLEVVRDNETGARAAFLLGQVLETLERWDDAVQAYRRTLDYRPHYELSYAAQYSAIRLEGQHGDRAEALRLLRRMERDDKHFSYRAELAVLRADILRAGGLADEAFNVYDELLYDPVFASEVSSLRGRIHYALGELYRDLDENYVMAAAHFDTAASGLRIGVPQPGASTAPDQTMLAPEAIEDAQELKEAFGAYAGAFREVDRLDSLLWLGQMDDSTFAAKVLELRRARAEELAERQRQQEERQIERAFQQNSGASPLDNRGLPEGKVIPSRNAAGGESGFLFHDDPVMRQEGRLSFARRWGDRPLVPNWRRMEAVAGAQLTGEDGTEEEFEVELAEDQLPEVDVSAVPRDSLSQAEMASALALARYDVGTALFLGISRPDSAASWFRMVLEDTPEEEVSRRALYALAEIQRALGDSLAANGIYQQVLDQYPDSEFADRVRELFGVEDDEVVPDSLALAESLYARYFQRWDDEAYREAMNGMVEVAGTYPSTAIVPKALLAAGSIFLEWADRDTLNLRAPLPLTVADSLLARTGVVTPPEPDTMSVPLDSLGQIVPDSLGAVAADSLRTPAEADSLGAALLPGSEDDESASEGLPAAADSLAAQDSTAAGQAELEPVSNDSLTVDLESGAGVASEGGTAASADSLAAAGGALPEGSGAESAQTEAAPTEAAQPEATLAEADTLPVEEPEPVPVEPERAWNELTLKELMAHISQRYAGSDYAQRAGDILGAIEDIEAEEQARIDSIEAAIEQARLDSLAALLPDSSLVAAVPDSLAAPAPAEVPADSLKAATDLEVEVEEAAADTVLVRQVPVGMAGARDAVQGMSTEMRIVETDALQPLEPTEEEEETAWSGWTVALSELRDLAAAPEVRDNLRPILQGQAEPEIWTGAWQDQVGILVTAGRFETRQEAVRFAASLGTNLPLDAFLLHILTPDP, encoded by the coding sequence ATGAGATCGCGTGCCCTCGGCATAGGGTTGGTATTGGTCGTATCCGTCTCGCTGGCGGGGTGTAAATCGTCGTCCTTCGTGGGCAAGCGGTACGACAACTTCACGGCGTACTACAACACCTTCTACAACGCCAAGCGCTCTTTTCGAGACGGCGTCAACAACCGGCAGCGCACCAACGAAGAGGTAGACCGCACCCGGTACATGGGGGTCTTTACCGAGTCGGACGCGGCCGGCGGAGGCCGGGAGTTCGAAGAGGCCGTGCTCAAGAGCGCCGATGTGTTGCGCGAGCACCCGGACTCCAAATGGGTGGACGATGCGCTCCTGCTCATCGGAAAGTCCTACTTCTTCCAGAAGAACTACGTCGGTGCGGAGCAGAAATTCCGAGAGGCCATTGATCTGGAAACCGGCCTGGAGGACGAGGCGCGCTTCTGGCTGGCCCGCACGTTTGTCGCAAGCGGTGACTTCGACCAGGCTGAGACGACAATCGGCGAGGCCCTTGCCGGCGAGATTGATCGGGAATGGCGTGCGCCGTTGCGGCTGGCCCTCGGCGAGCTTCGGGTGAAGCAGGCGGACTGGGAAGCCGCGGCGCAGGAGCTGGCGGCCGGTCTCGAGGTGGTGCGGGACAACGAAACCGGTGCGCGGGCAGCGTTCCTGCTGGGGCAGGTACTGGAAACCCTCGAGCGGTGGGATGATGCGGTGCAGGCCTATCGGCGCACACTGGATTACCGGCCCCACTACGAACTGTCCTATGCGGCCCAGTACAGCGCCATCCGCCTGGAAGGACAGCACGGCGATCGGGCGGAGGCCCTGAGGCTGCTGCGCCGCATGGAGCGTGACGACAAGCACTTTTCCTATCGCGCGGAGCTCGCGGTCCTGCGGGCCGACATCCTCCGGGCAGGAGGTCTGGCCGATGAGGCCTTCAACGTGTACGATGAGCTGCTGTACGACCCGGTTTTTGCCAGTGAGGTGTCGTCGTTGCGCGGGCGCATCCACTACGCGCTCGGTGAGCTCTACCGGGACCTGGACGAGAACTACGTGATGGCGGCCGCGCATTTCGACACGGCGGCCTCGGGGCTGCGCATCGGCGTGCCCCAGCCCGGAGCGTCCACTGCGCCCGACCAGACCATGCTCGCCCCGGAGGCCATTGAGGACGCTCAGGAACTGAAAGAAGCGTTCGGCGCCTATGCCGGGGCGTTCCGCGAAGTCGATCGCCTGGACTCGTTGCTCTGGTTGGGCCAGATGGATGATTCGACCTTTGCCGCGAAGGTGCTCGAGTTGCGGCGCGCCCGGGCAGAAGAACTCGCAGAGCGACAGCGCCAGCAGGAGGAGCGTCAGATCGAGCGCGCCTTCCAGCAGAACTCCGGGGCCAGTCCGTTGGACAACAGGGGCCTGCCGGAGGGCAAGGTCATCCCGTCCCGAAACGCGGCGGGCGGCGAGTCAGGATTCCTCTTCCACGATGATCCGGTCATGCGTCAGGAGGGACGGCTGAGTTTTGCGCGCCGGTGGGGCGATCGGCCGCTGGTCCCGAACTGGCGGCGCATGGAAGCTGTCGCAGGTGCCCAACTCACCGGCGAAGACGGGACCGAAGAAGAGTTTGAGGTGGAGCTGGCCGAGGACCAGCTGCCCGAGGTGGATGTGTCCGCAGTACCACGGGACTCGCTTTCACAGGCGGAGATGGCGTCCGCGCTCGCCCTGGCCCGCTATGATGTCGGAACGGCACTCTTTCTGGGCATCAGTCGGCCTGACTCGGCGGCTTCCTGGTTCCGCATGGTGCTCGAGGACACGCCTGAGGAAGAGGTGTCCCGCCGGGCGCTGTACGCGCTTGCCGAAATCCAGCGCGCGCTTGGAGATTCGCTGGCGGCCAACGGCATCTATCAGCAGGTTCTGGATCAGTACCCGGACTCCGAGTTCGCCGACCGCGTGCGGGAGCTTTTCGGCGTGGAGGATGACGAGGTCGTTCCCGACAGTCTGGCGCTTGCGGAATCGCTGTACGCCCGCTACTTCCAGCGCTGGGACGACGAGGCCTACCGCGAAGCCATGAACGGCATGGTCGAGGTGGCAGGCACCTACCCGAGCACGGCCATCGTGCCCAAGGCGCTGCTCGCCGCCGGTTCGATATTCCTCGAGTGGGCGGACCGGGACACGCTCAATCTGCGTGCGCCGCTTCCGCTGACCGTGGCCGACTCTCTGCTTGCCCGCACCGGTGTGGTAACGCCGCCCGAGCCGGACACGATGTCTGTGCCACTGGATTCGCTTGGGCAGATCGTGCCCGATTCGCTCGGAGCGGTCGCAGCCGACTCCCTGCGTACGCCGGCGGAGGCGGACTCGCTGGGAGCCGCGCTTCTGCCGGGTTCCGAGGACGACGAGTCGGCGTCAGAGGGCCTGCCTGCGGCGGCAGACTCCCTGGCAGCACAGGACTCGACCGCAGCGGGTCAGGCGGAATTGGAGCCGGTGTCGAACGACTCACTGACCGTGGACCTGGAGTCTGGGGCGGGCGTGGCTTCTGAAGGAGGGACTGCGGCATCCGCCGATTCGCTGGCGGCGGCCGGCGGCGCCCTTCCGGAAGGCTCCGGGGCCGAAAGCGCACAGACTGAAGCCGCACCGACTGAGGCCGCGCAGCCCGAGGCCACACTTGCCGAAGCCGACACCCTGCCTGTGGAAGAGCCGGAGCCGGTCCCTGTGGAGCCGGAGCGCGCGTGGAATGAGCTCACGCTCAAGGAACTCATGGCGCACATCTCACAGCGCTATGCCGGAAGTGACTACGCGCAGCGCGCAGGGGACATCCTGGGCGCTATAGAGGACATCGAGGCCGAGGAGCAGGCGCGCATCGATTCCATCGAAGCGGCCATCGAGCAGGCGCGACTGGACTCGCTTGCGGCGTTGCTTCCTGATTCGTCGCTCGTCGCCGCGGTGCCCGACAGTCTGGCCGCTCCCGCTCCGGCCGAGGTGCCTGCAGACAGCCTGAAAGCCGCCACTGACCTGGAGGTCGAGGTGGAAGAGGCCGCTGCGGACACGGTGCTGGTCCGTCAGGTGCCTGTGGGTATGGCCGGGGCACGGGACGCCGTGCAGGGCATGTCCACGGAGATGCGGATCGTGGAAACGGATGCGCTGCAGCCGCTCGAGCCCACCGAGGAGGAAGAGGAGACCGCTTGGTCCGGGTGGACGGTCGCCCTGTCGGAGCTGCGGGACCTGGCAGCTGCACCAGAAGTGCGTGACAATCTCCGACCGATTCTTCAGGGCCAGGCCGAGCCGGAAATCTGGACAGGTGCCTGGCAGGATCAGGTCGGTATCCTGGTGACGGCAGGACGCTTCGAGACCCGTCAGGAAGCCGTGCGCTTTGCGGCATCTCTCGGCACGAATCTGCCTCTTGACGCCTTTCTGCTACACATTCTGACGCCGGATCCATGA
- a CDS encoding DUF1800 domain-containing protein, with protein MSHEPSFRRERRFSDKTARERADNLRRTAPAPSRPWDQVAGKSAGSTGAKVGPDPAGRRARLEIGMRGAVSPPDLTPVEEPLTADMARHLLRRTSFGARASHVEQLIGTPANEAVAQVLGDAFNDSVYRRPGWADERPPHEHASDAAFEAFFELNDAWMELYVGSLINEWAIGGPRQRMMLFWHDHFATSYNKYELAAFAVRHMELLRTHALGNLKVMIHAITIDPAMLYYLDGFLNDKHAPNENYARELLELFTMGRTSPEGTPNYDENDISELARAMTGWTVNLTTLSSDFYPALFDTESKTIFGRPGGWTAKTAVDLIFTVRGRQVAHFITEKIFREFAHQEPDPDVVAAMAQQFQAGGLITGNLLRTLLQSKYFWDSEGTVGARIKSPIELLVGQVREYDMPMGGSLAEALYWESTEAGQQVFFPPNVAGWTGHQDWLNTSSLPARWNSSSWLTYFGGQEANDALIAWCNRLAPPTDATQAFHLPLAMVQHFIGVPWQHLNLPTRPSGFGGDLVQFPIPDTVRSELPREAVALASDMLSGLPWYEWDITNPGALALVRFFLSGVVQRPEYQLM; from the coding sequence GTGAGCCACGAGCCCTCCTTCCGGCGCGAGCGCCGATTCTCCGACAAGACCGCCAGGGAGCGGGCGGACAACCTGCGCCGCACGGCGCCGGCTCCGTCCAGACCGTGGGATCAGGTCGCGGGAAAGTCTGCAGGTTCGACCGGCGCGAAAGTCGGCCCTGACCCGGCCGGCCGCCGGGCTCGCCTGGAGATCGGGATGCGCGGGGCCGTCAGTCCTCCGGACCTCACCCCGGTTGAGGAACCGCTGACGGCGGACATGGCGCGCCATCTGTTGCGGCGCACCAGTTTCGGAGCCCGTGCCAGCCATGTGGAACAGCTCATTGGTACGCCCGCAAACGAGGCCGTTGCACAGGTTCTGGGCGATGCCTTCAACGACTCGGTCTACCGCCGCCCGGGTTGGGCGGATGAGCGGCCTCCCCATGAGCACGCTTCGGACGCGGCCTTCGAAGCATTCTTCGAGCTCAACGATGCCTGGATGGAGCTGTACGTGGGCTCCCTCATCAACGAGTGGGCGATCGGCGGCCCCAGGCAGCGCATGATGCTGTTCTGGCACGACCACTTCGCGACCTCCTACAACAAGTATGAGCTCGCCGCCTTCGCAGTGCGGCACATGGAGCTGCTTCGCACGCATGCGCTCGGCAACCTCAAGGTGATGATCCATGCCATCACCATTGACCCGGCGATGCTCTACTACCTGGACGGCTTCCTGAATGACAAGCACGCGCCCAACGAGAACTACGCACGGGAGCTGCTGGAGCTGTTCACTATGGGACGCACCAGCCCGGAGGGCACGCCGAACTACGACGAGAACGACATCAGCGAATTGGCCCGGGCCATGACGGGGTGGACGGTGAACCTTACTACGCTGAGCTCGGACTTCTATCCGGCGCTGTTCGACACCGAGTCGAAGACCATTTTCGGGAGGCCTGGTGGCTGGACCGCGAAGACAGCAGTCGACCTGATATTCACGGTGCGTGGCAGGCAGGTGGCGCATTTCATCACCGAGAAGATCTTTCGGGAGTTTGCCCACCAGGAGCCCGACCCGGACGTGGTGGCCGCGATGGCACAACAGTTCCAGGCCGGCGGGCTGATCACAGGAAACCTGCTGCGCACACTGCTACAGTCCAAGTACTTCTGGGACAGTGAAGGCACAGTGGGGGCCCGAATCAAGAGTCCGATTGAACTGCTGGTCGGGCAGGTTCGTGAATACGACATGCCGATGGGCGGCTCGCTGGCAGAGGCCCTCTACTGGGAGTCGACCGAAGCAGGCCAACAGGTGTTCTTCCCTCCGAACGTGGCGGGGTGGACCGGCCACCAGGATTGGCTCAATACAAGCTCGCTGCCGGCGCGTTGGAACTCCTCGTCCTGGCTGACCTACTTCGGCGGCCAGGAGGCCAACGACGCGCTCATCGCGTGGTGCAATCGGCTCGCGCCGCCTACGGATGCGACCCAGGCGTTCCATTTGCCACTCGCCATGGTGCAGCACTTCATCGGCGTGCCGTGGCAGCATCTGAACCTGCCCACGCGTCCGTCCGGGTTCGGTGGCGACCTCGTCCAGTTCCCCATTCCGGATACGGTGCGCTCGGAACTGCCGCGGGAGGCGGTTGCTCTCGCGTCCGACATGCTTTCCGGATTGCCGTGGTACGAATGGGACATCACAAATCCGGGCGCGCTCGCCCTGGTGCGGTTTTTTCTGAGCGGTGTCGTGCAGCGGCCTGAATACCAGCTGATGTAG
- a CDS encoding DUF1501 domain-containing protein: MCSHDRHLRTGARLEDGSAHSRDHEAWTRRQFMSTLGLAGLGTFVAGGLPARAVLGAPVIHPLAAANSDRVLVLIQLEGGNDGLNTVIPVDDDRYYRNRPVLSIPKTDALDVGLDFRLNNALAPLANRLSEGTMQVVHAVGYDSPDLSHFRSTDIWVTASDSEQMLSTGWVGRAVETNWPTIIADPPSSPLAVQIGGAAMMFRGDQANVGASFRNTEQLARLAEGGVNYDPTAVPDSRPGRLMSLTREIANQSYRYAAALQDAAGIGNNEAGYPDGSLGEQLAMVARLIKGGLGSRVYHVSLSGFDTHALQIDAHPALLSEFATATTAFLADIEAGGRANDVLVMTFSEFGRTVAENGARGTDHATVAPMFLFGGGLASSSIGIMPDLDVVNEFGDLEHIIDFRRVYATVLEEWLRVPEGLVDQTLGRPFERLSLFSDSVSTVRSDLPQGFRLGAAFPNPAASAVRVALEAPIPAELRVEVFDASGRRVLTPGTPLTVVGRHEVQARVDQLPAGTYFMRVRLGAHTETRTFVKI, translated from the coding sequence ATGTGCAGTCACGACAGGCATCTCCGCACGGGCGCCCGGCTGGAAGACGGATCGGCGCACTCCCGGGATCACGAAGCGTGGACCCGGCGGCAGTTCATGAGCACGCTGGGCCTCGCAGGCCTTGGCACCTTCGTGGCCGGCGGCCTTCCCGCCAGAGCCGTGCTTGGTGCGCCGGTCATACATCCGCTTGCGGCCGCAAATTCGGACCGGGTTCTGGTGCTGATTCAGTTGGAAGGCGGCAATGACGGCCTGAACACGGTCATCCCCGTCGATGATGATCGCTACTACCGAAATCGGCCGGTGTTGTCCATCCCCAAGACCGACGCGCTGGATGTCGGACTCGATTTCCGGCTCAACAATGCGTTGGCTCCGCTCGCGAATCGGCTCTCGGAAGGCACCATGCAGGTGGTGCACGCCGTGGGGTACGACAGTCCCGATCTCTCGCACTTTCGCTCCACGGATATCTGGGTCACGGCCAGTGACTCGGAGCAGATGCTGAGCACCGGGTGGGTGGGGCGGGCCGTCGAGACCAACTGGCCCACGATCATCGCCGATCCGCCCTCCAGCCCGCTGGCGGTCCAGATCGGCGGAGCCGCCATGATGTTCCGGGGCGACCAGGCGAACGTGGGGGCCAGCTTCCGCAACACCGAGCAACTCGCCCGACTGGCTGAGGGTGGGGTGAACTACGACCCCACGGCCGTTCCGGACTCCCGCCCGGGACGCCTGATGTCCCTCACAAGGGAGATCGCCAACCAGTCCTACCGGTACGCCGCGGCGCTTCAGGACGCTGCCGGAATCGGCAACAATGAGGCTGGATATCCCGATGGATCACTGGGGGAGCAGTTGGCCATGGTGGCGCGCCTGATCAAGGGCGGACTGGGGTCCCGGGTCTACCACGTCAGCCTGAGCGGCTTCGATACGCACGCACTTCAGATCGACGCACATCCGGCGCTGCTGTCCGAGTTTGCTACGGCCACAACGGCTTTCCTGGCCGACATCGAGGCGGGAGGACGCGCGAATGATGTGCTGGTCATGACCTTTTCTGAATTCGGTCGCACCGTTGCCGAGAACGGCGCCCGGGGCACGGACCATGCCACCGTGGCCCCCATGTTCCTGTTCGGTGGTGGTCTGGCGTCGTCGTCCATAGGCATCATGCCTGACCTCGACGTGGTCAACGAGTTTGGCGACCTCGAGCATATCATCGACTTCCGCCGGGTCTATGCCACGGTGCTCGAGGAGTGGCTGCGCGTTCCGGAAGGCCTGGTCGACCAGACGCTGGGCAGACCGTTTGAGCGGCTCAGCCTCTTCTCGGACAGCGTCTCCACGGTGCGGTCCGATCTCCCGCAGGGATTCCGGCTCGGAGCGGCCTTCCCAAACCCGGCCGCAAGCGCAGTGCGCGTGGCGCTCGAGGCGCCGATTCCCGCCGAGCTCCGCGTCGAGGTGTTCGATGCGAGCGGCCGCCGGGTCCTCACGCCGGGCACGCCGCTTACGGTCGTCGGAAGACATGAAGTGCAGGCCCGGGTGGACCAACTGCCGGCCGGCACGTACTTCATGCGAGTCCGACTGGGAGCACACACGGAGACCCGCACGTTCGTGAAAATCTAG